One genomic segment of Chitinophaga sancti includes these proteins:
- a CDS encoding manganese catalase family protein translates to MFYHVKDLQFNARVSRPDPAFATLLLEQFGGANGELAAALRYFGQAFGARNPFPDKYDLLMDIATEEFSHLEIVGATIQMLLQGVNGDLKKAADESEIMTMLNGKEAKEAYIHQAYIAPQFLVSSGGGPAYTNSQGVPWSAAYINGDCNGDLTVDLRSNIGAESRAKITYEYLLQFTTDPYVKETLNFLMTREVAHFQQFEAALDSIQPNFPPGVLQTDPRYSNLYFNMSNGASVRGPWNEGESSQFGETWQYIDDPIQHILQTNGLTGVEPTGTARTIDGVSELDIALSAERSEEINMAVPIGQQVWSESAKENGLNSSKKSTKKQKQ, encoded by the coding sequence ATGTTTTACCATGTAAAAGACCTTCAGTTTAATGCAAGAGTGTCTCGACCAGATCCTGCATTTGCAACCTTACTCCTTGAACAATTTGGTGGTGCCAACGGTGAACTTGCCGCAGCATTACGATATTTTGGACAGGCCTTTGGCGCCCGAAACCCTTTCCCCGATAAATATGATCTGCTGATGGACATTGCCACAGAAGAGTTTAGTCACCTTGAAATCGTGGGGGCAACTATACAAATGCTATTACAGGGTGTGAATGGCGACCTGAAAAAAGCAGCTGATGAATCCGAGATCATGACTATGCTGAACGGAAAAGAAGCTAAGGAAGCATATATACACCAGGCTTACATAGCACCGCAATTTTTGGTTTCGAGTGGCGGAGGACCTGCATATACGAATAGCCAGGGGGTACCGTGGTCTGCTGCATATATTAACGGTGATTGTAATGGAGATTTGACAGTTGACCTACGTTCTAATATTGGTGCAGAATCACGTGCAAAGATCACTTATGAATACCTGTTACAATTTACTACCGATCCATATGTAAAAGAGACGCTGAATTTCCTGATGACAAGGGAGGTTGCTCACTTCCAACAATTCGAAGCGGCGTTAGATTCAATACAACCAAATTTCCCACCAGGTGTGTTACAGACAGATCCACGTTACAGCAATTTGTACTTTAATATGTCAAATGGTGCATCTGTCAGAGGCCCCTGGAACGAAGGAGAAAGTAGCCAATTTGGCGAAACCTGGCAGTATATTGATGATCCTATCCAGCACATATTACAAACCAATGGACTTACCGGTGTAGAGCCCACAGGTACAGCAAGAACAATTGACGGCGTAAGTGAATTGGACATTGCATTAAGCGCGGAGAGGAGCGAAGAAATTAATATGGCAGTTCCTATCGGGCAACAGGTATGGAGTGAATCAGCCAAAGAAAATGGACTAAATAGTTCTAAAAAGTCTACAAAGAAGCAAAAGCAATAG
- a CDS encoding Na+/H+ antiporter: protein MQQFDAVVLILTVLVALSAFAEKVKFPFPILLVITGVILGIVPHFPMIILDPEVVFVLFLPPLLYDAASHTSWHDFREEILSISTLAIALVFFTTTTVALAAHYCIPGFSWPLAFALGAIVSPPDAVAATGITKGLSINKRVMTIIEGESLVNDASALIAYRFSMIAINTGAFVFWQAGLQFTLLVCGGIICGFITGYIFVWLHKMITHNSIASTSLTLLSPFISYILAEQLHLSGVLAVVSTSLFISWRSPEIFSYQTRMRSKSVWDTLVYILNGFIFLLIGQQLPNALKELEKYSLPILIAYGFLISIVVIVVRVMWVFATAYSHNLLSNKIKATASKDNQDEKINTWKNVLIVAWTGTRGIVSMATALALPITLIGGAPFPQRSLILFLTFVVIFVTLVIQGLSLPLLVKILGVKPTLLAHKEEQELKLFIVQNILHFIEHEFPIHLDDKVKRQVKAEYEATLLQLQNKIENDSRRQHRNIAKQSWLSIPMAPILTAQIEISRFRRELLIRLYKEGSYSNLSIRKLEQELDRDDLSLNEVLMRGEE, encoded by the coding sequence ATGCAACAATTTGATGCGGTAGTTCTTATATTAACTGTTCTCGTTGCTTTATCAGCTTTTGCTGAGAAAGTAAAATTTCCATTTCCAATACTTTTAGTAATTACAGGTGTAATTTTAGGCATAGTTCCACATTTTCCTATGATCATTTTAGATCCGGAAGTGGTTTTTGTACTATTTTTACCACCTTTGCTTTATGATGCAGCTTCCCATACCTCCTGGCATGATTTCAGGGAAGAAATACTCTCTATCTCAACTTTAGCAATAGCGTTAGTTTTTTTTACAACTACTACCGTAGCGCTTGCAGCGCATTATTGTATACCAGGATTTAGCTGGCCACTTGCCTTTGCACTCGGGGCCATTGTATCTCCTCCTGATGCTGTAGCCGCAACTGGCATTACTAAAGGGTTAAGTATTAACAAACGGGTAATGACCATCATTGAAGGCGAAAGCCTGGTCAACGATGCCAGTGCACTCATCGCTTACCGGTTCTCAATGATAGCCATTAACACCGGCGCTTTTGTATTCTGGCAAGCCGGATTACAATTTACCTTATTGGTTTGTGGTGGTATAATATGTGGGTTTATAACCGGATATATTTTTGTATGGTTGCACAAAATGATCACCCACAATTCCATTGCCAGTACAAGTCTGACGCTATTAAGCCCTTTCATTTCCTATATTCTGGCAGAACAACTACATTTATCTGGCGTACTTGCAGTGGTAAGTACCAGTCTATTTATTTCCTGGCGTTCGCCAGAGATATTTTCCTATCAGACAAGAATGCGGTCAAAATCAGTATGGGACACATTGGTATATATCCTAAACGGGTTTATTTTTTTACTGATCGGGCAACAATTGCCGAATGCTTTAAAAGAGCTGGAAAAGTATTCATTACCCATATTAATTGCTTATGGGTTTTTAATTAGTATTGTTGTTATCGTAGTGCGGGTCATGTGGGTCTTTGCTACAGCCTATTCACATAATTTACTCTCTAATAAAATTAAAGCGACCGCATCAAAGGATAACCAGGATGAAAAAATAAATACCTGGAAAAATGTATTGATTGTTGCCTGGACGGGTACCAGAGGTATTGTATCAATGGCAACTGCCCTGGCATTGCCCATAACGCTGATAGGCGGAGCACCATTTCCGCAACGTTCATTGATCCTGTTCCTGACCTTTGTGGTTATTTTTGTTACATTGGTCATTCAAGGTTTATCACTTCCACTATTGGTAAAGATCCTTGGCGTAAAGCCAACTTTACTGGCTCATAAAGAGGAACAGGAACTAAAATTATTTATTGTTCAAAATATTCTTCACTTTATTGAGCATGAATTTCCTATACACCTGGATGACAAAGTAAAACGACAGGTAAAAGCAGAATATGAAGCAACGCTTTTACAGCTGCAAAATAAAATTGAGAACGATAGTCGCCGGCAACACAGAAATATTGCTAAGCAGTCGTGGCTGTCAATTCCTATGGCCCCAATATTGACAGCGCAAATAGAAATTAGCAGGTTTCGTCGTGAATTGTTGATCAGGCTTTATAAAGAAGGTAGCTATAGTAATCTATCTATCCGGAAGCTGGAGCAGGAACTGGATCGGGATGATCTCAGTCTGAACGAGGTGCTAATGAGAGGAGAAGAATAA
- a CDS encoding DsbA family protein, with product MLKSIIGNGDRLNIIYFTDPLCCWSWVFEPVWQQLRDTLAPVLTYQYCMGGMLSSWNEYNDTVNAVTRPIQMGPVWLHAKYISGTYINDRLWFTDPPASSYPACVAVKSAGMQSAAAGELYLYKLREAALVNSKNIARKEVLLEIACEVQRELKSSFNYDLFLKQLTSADIINQFKSDLELVRLHGISRFPSLLIRVEGKKQSVIVTGYRPYEAIMATIEALVTMSDAGVPIKTGPN from the coding sequence ATGCTGAAAAGTATAATTGGGAATGGTGATCGGTTAAATATTATTTATTTTACTGATCCCCTTTGTTGCTGGAGTTGGGTTTTCGAGCCTGTTTGGCAACAATTACGTGATACCCTGGCCCCGGTACTTACTTATCAATATTGTATGGGAGGAATGTTATCTTCCTGGAATGAATATAATGATACAGTAAACGCGGTCACTCGTCCTATACAAATGGGGCCAGTCTGGTTGCATGCAAAATATATATCCGGCACTTACATAAACGATCGCCTTTGGTTCACTGATCCTCCAGCGTCGTCATATCCTGCCTGTGTGGCGGTTAAAAGTGCTGGTATGCAGTCGGCCGCTGCAGGGGAACTGTACCTGTATAAATTAAGAGAAGCTGCACTGGTGAATAGTAAGAACATCGCCAGAAAAGAAGTCTTATTGGAAATTGCCTGCGAAGTACAGAGGGAACTCAAAAGTTCCTTTAACTACGACCTTTTTTTGAAGCAGTTAACATCAGCAGATATTATAAATCAATTCAAAAGTGATTTGGAACTGGTTCGACTACACGGTATATCCCGTTTTCCTTCGCTGCTGATTCGGGTAGAAGGTAAAAAGCAATCTGTAATCGTAACTGGATATCGTCCATACGAAGCGATTATGGCAACAATTGAAGCTCTGGTAACAATGTCAGATGCAGGGGTGCCTATCAAAACAGGCCCTAATTAA